Genomic segment of bacterium:
GCCGAACATGACTTTTTTCCCTCTCCTGCGAAACTCATCGGCAATTTCTATACCACGGTAAATCTCGTATCCCATCGAAGAAATTCCGATCACCGAAGCATCGGTATCGAAATCAACATCATCGAAATACTCATTGCACAATTGCGCCTCCCAATCGGGAGGAACGATGGAATACAGTGCCTGTAGAACGAGAGACATCGTGTAGAGACTCTTCCCTTTCAGCAGCTTTCCGTACTTGTCGCGATAGGTGGGCTGTATGAAATACACTTTTCTGCGCATCACAATGCCTCGTTTTGTGTATGTGAAATACTGCCGTTCTCAAGGAGATGAATATGATCGGCATGCGTACGCAGGCGCAGATCATGACTTGCAACCAGCACGCATTTGTTCAGTTCGCGGGCGCAGGAGTGCAGAAGACTGATGATGTTCTCACCCTGATCCATATCCAGGCTCGCTGTCGGTTCGTCTGCTATGACAAGGTCCGCATCGACGGCGAGCGCTCGCGCTATCGCTACCCGCTGCTGTTCACCATGACTGAGTTCAGAGGGACGCTTCTGACCAAGATCGGCAATGTCGACACGCTCGAGTGCATCCATTGCGCGCCTGTGTGCTATCGATTTCTTCAATCCTGCGAAACGAAGCTGAAGGAGTACGTTGTCCATCGCCGTGAGTGCATCGATCAGCAGAAAGGTCTGGAAAACGAAACCGATGTGCCTGGCGCGAAGCACCTGAAGGTCCTTTGCACCGTAACCGGTCAGCGCCCTGCCGAACAGGTCCACAGTGCCGGTGGAAGGACGCACAAAGCCGGCAGCAATCGTAAGCAGCGTGGTCTTTCCGCTGCCGCTGGGACCAAGCATCAGCGAAAGTTCCCCCGGAAAAAACGTGAGCTCGACTCCATCGAGTGCTGTATACACGTTACCGTGTGACAGATAGTGCTTCGACACGCCGGAGAGACGCAGCACGGGAGTATGCTTGCTGTGCTGCTTCATGAAAAGACCTCAACGGGTGAGATGCGACGTACACGCATGCTGGCGAGCAGTCCGCTCGCCGTACTGAGCACGAAGACTGCACCCGTGATCAGCGCAACGTGATGGCATGTGACCACGGCAGCCAACTCAGGCGTCACCGACTCAATGATTGCGAGTATCGGGGAAAGCAGAAGTAATCCGACACCTTCCGCAAGACAGGCCAGAAGCAGCGACTGCGCGACAACACTGCGCCGAAGGTACCCTGAAGGAGCGCCGATAATTTTCATGACAGCAAAATCATTGCGCCGCTCCAGGATGTTTACCGAGAGGATCAGGCTGAGAATGATGGAAAGCACCACACCGCCGATCAGTGCGATGGCGAAGAACAGCGGGACAACCCCGGCTTCAACCTCCGCAATATTGTTTTCCAGGAATTGGGCATGGGCAAACATCGAAAGCCGCTCCGGCAATTTCCTGTTGATTGCATGCATGACCTCGGTGGTACTGCTACCCGGGACAAGCCGAACGATGAAAAAGCTGGCAAGATTCGGGAGTTCGAGAATGGACTGCTGATATGAAAGCGTGACGAAGGCGTACTGCGTGACAAAGGCGTTCGTCCCTGACGAAAGTCCCACCACCCTGAGCACGTCATCCCGAATCCTGATATGCTGACCGACACTGATATCATGTTTGCGCGCGAAGGCCTCGTCCAGCACGATTTCCCCGTCCTCTCGCAGTTCCCTCCCGGCGGAAATCTGCGGAGGTCCCCCCAGGGCGCCCGCGGTATAACCGGTGAGCAAAACCGTGGCCCGCTCATCCACGATTTCGATGTTCGTAAAGAGCATCAGCACAGGATCCGCAGACGCGACGCGCGCATCAGTAAGAATTTCAGAGCAAAACGATGCCGGCAGTACTGATGTACCGCGCATGATGTTGTTCGTATTCGCCTGGAGTATCCAGATATCCGCCGGGGTTTTGCGTACGTAGTCAACCGAACCGATCGCAACGCCATGATACACACCGAGGATGAAGAGAATGAGGACGATGCAGAGCGCCAGACCTGAAACCGTCAGCATCAGTCGAAAGGGATGTCGTACCAATGTGCGCCAGACATACATGCCTTACACCCCTTCAGTTTGTTCGTGCATGCACGAGAGAAGCACTTCTTCAAATTCGTTCCAGCGACATTCGTAATCAGTGGCCGCCAGCCGGTCTGCCGCGAACGTCATATCGAAGCCTGGACGCCAAACGGGGAATACCAGGTTTCGATGCGCCCGCTTCAGCAGCCAGTCGGAGAATGCCGGCATGCGCTCGATCAGCCTCGACGCATGACCAAGGAAGCGCTGACGAACGCGAAATCCCTGTCCCTTGCCGAGCGCGCGGAGATACGCACTGAAGGCGTCCTCGTACGTGATCGATTCCCCTGCCACAATGTTGTAGACGTCATCCTTCCTCTCCTGCAGATGCATGAGATGGACTGCGGCGTTCGCCACGTCATGGACATGCACAAAGTTGAATCGCCTGTTACGGAATCTGCCACCGAGCATCAGACTGGAAATCGAGGCCTGTCGAAGTTCATCTCCGAAATGCGTGTGCTCTCCCGGACCAAACACGGCCGTGGGCCGTATAACGACAGTTTCGAGCCCGGACGACGCACTGATTTCCATCGCTGCCTGCTCACCCCGCAATTTTGATCGCCCGTACCTTTCGACTGCGCGGGGCGCAACCTCTTCACCGACCTCTCCCCCGTTATGCGCAAGCAGTCCATAAACCGCCGTGCTGCTGCAGTACAGCGCCTTTTTCGCACCTGCTTCAGCAGCACAGCTCCACACATTGCGTGTCCCTTCGACATTGATGCGTGTCAGTTCCTCCTCGGACGCACGTGATGTTACTGCGGCAGCGAAATGATACACATGCTGCACCCCCTGGAAGACTGCAGACAGTGAGTGCCGGTCGCAGATATCGATTTCCACGATGTCACAGCTGTCCAAACTCTGCAGTGCTTTCCGTGAACCGTGCTTGCGCACACCAGCGCGCACTCGAACCCCGGCGTCGAGCAGCGTCCTGACCACATGACGTCCGATATACCCTGAAGCTCCAGTGACGAAAGCGACGTGCTGCATTTACTGAACACCTGCTCTGTATTTTCTTGCGATGAAATCACCGAGGACCAGAATTTCAATGTCCGTGTTGAGGAAGCAGCGAATGGCATCCTCAGGCGAGCAGACGATGGGTTCATGCTTTACATTGAAAGATGTGTTGAGGAGAACGGGCAATCCCGTCAGCTGCTCAAAGGCGTCGAGCAGATTCCAGAAGCGCGCGTTCGTCTCCCTTTTCACTGTCTGGACACGCGCGGTTCCATCGACATGTGTGACAGCCGGAATGACTGACCGCATGCTGTCATGCACGGGCACGACGAAAAGCATGTACGGCGATTCCTGTAGCCCCTTCATGTCAAAGTACCTCGCCGCCGCTTCCAGCTTCACTGCTGGGGCGAAGGGACGGAAACCCTCCCGGTGCTTTACCTTGGCGTTGATTCTGTCTTTCATGTCCACAGGTCTCGGGTCAGCGAGAATGCTGCGATTTCCCAGTGCACGGGGACCGAATTCCATCTTCCCCTGGAACCAGCCGACGACGTTGCCGGCAGCCAGTTCACGTGCCGTATCCGCGGCGATATTCTCTGAAACCATCCAGTGCAATTGCCCGACATACTTTTCCAATGCACGACGAAGCTCTGCATCCTCATA
This window contains:
- a CDS encoding ABC transporter permease: MLTVSGLALCIVLILFILGVYHGVAIGSVDYVRKTPADIWILQANTNNIMRGTSVLPASFCSEILTDARVASADPVLMLFTNIEIVDERATVLLTGYTAGALGGPPQISAGRELREDGEIVLDEAFARKHDISVGQHIRIRDDVLRVVGLSSGTNAFVTQYAFVTLSYQQSILELPNLASFFIVRLVPGSSTTEVMHAINRKLPERLSMFAHAQFLENNIAEVEAGVVPLFFAIALIGGVVLSIILSLILSVNILERRNDFAVMKIIGAPSGYLRRSVVAQSLLLACLAEGVGLLLLSPILAIIESVTPELAAVVTCHHVALITGAVFVLSTASGLLASMRVRRISPVEVFS
- a CDS encoding NAD-dependent epimerase/dehydratase family protein — protein: MQHVAFVTGASGYIGRHVVRTLLDAGVRVRAGVRKHGSRKALQSLDSCDIVEIDICDRHSLSAVFQGVQHVYHFAAAVTSRASEEELTRINVEGTRNVWSCAAEAGAKKALYCSSTAVYGLLAHNGGEVGEEVAPRAVERYGRSKLRGEQAAMEISASSGLETVVIRPTAVFGPGEHTHFGDELRQASISSLMLGGRFRNRRFNFVHVHDVANAAVHLMHLQERKDDVYNIVAGESITYEDAFSAYLRALGKGQGFRVRQRFLGHASRLIERMPAFSDWLLKRAHRNLVFPVWRPGFDMTFAADRLAATDYECRWNEFEEVLLSCMHEQTEGV
- a CDS encoding ABC transporter ATP-binding protein, translated to MKQHSKHTPVLRLSGVSKHYLSHGNVYTALDGVELTFFPGELSLMLGPSGSGKTTLLTIAAGFVRPSTGTVDLFGRALTGYGAKDLQVLRARHIGFVFQTFLLIDALTAMDNVLLQLRFAGLKKSIAHRRAMDALERVDIADLGQKRPSELSHGEQQRVAIARALAVDADLVIADEPTASLDMDQGENIISLLHSCARELNKCVLVASHDLRLRTHADHIHLLENGSISHTQNEAL